A genome region from Dolichospermum compactum NIES-806 includes the following:
- a CDS encoding YggT family protein, protein MNLLITTLATFVSLYSYLLIIRVLLTWFPTIEWSNQPFAALSQISDPYLNLFRSIIPPLGGMDFSPILAFLALNIVGGILDSLARATLVQGF, encoded by the coding sequence ATGAATTTACTAATTACAACTCTAGCTACCTTTGTCTCTCTTTACAGCTATTTGCTGATTATTCGAGTCTTGTTGACTTGGTTTCCCACCATTGAATGGTCTAATCAACCATTTGCAGCTTTAAGCCAAATTAGTGATCCCTACCTCAATCTATTTCGTTCCATAATTCCCCCCTTGGGTGGGATGGATTTCTCCCCTATCCTGGCATTTTTGGCATTGAACATAGTTGGTGGTATTTTAGATAGTTTAGCTCGTGCCACCTTGGTACAAGGATTTTAA
- the upp gene encoding uracil phosphoribosyltransferase: MTQQLRVYVPPHPLIQHWLGVARDVATPSVLFRSAITELGRWLTYEAAREWLPTQETTVQTPLTTCVATFINPQIPVAVVPILRAGLGLLEGAQGVLPLASIYHFGLARNEETLEPTCYLNKLPEKFAPETRVLITEPMLATGGSIMAVMDELTQRGVDPALIRIISVVVAPPALKKLAAVYPGLIVYTATIDETLDDRGYIVPGLGDAGDRIFGT; the protein is encoded by the coding sequence ATGACGCAACAACTCCGTGTTTATGTTCCACCTCATCCTTTAATTCAGCACTGGTTGGGAGTTGCTCGTGATGTAGCTACACCATCTGTATTATTCCGTTCTGCTATTACTGAGTTGGGTAGATGGCTAACGTATGAGGCTGCTAGGGAGTGGTTGCCGACTCAAGAAACAACGGTGCAAACGCCTCTGACGACCTGTGTAGCCACTTTTATTAATCCTCAGATACCTGTGGCTGTTGTGCCGATTTTACGGGCTGGTTTAGGCTTGTTAGAGGGAGCGCAGGGTGTACTACCTTTGGCATCAATTTACCATTTTGGCTTGGCGCGAAATGAAGAAACTCTGGAACCTACTTGTTATTTAAATAAATTACCCGAAAAATTTGCCCCCGAAACGCGGGTTTTAATTACTGAGCCGATGTTGGCTACTGGAGGCTCTATAATGGCAGTAATGGATGAATTGACCCAAAGAGGTGTTGATCCGGCGTTAATTCGGATTATATCTGTAGTTGTTGCTCCCCCAGCGTTGAAAAAATTGGCTGCTGTCTATCCTGGCTTAATCGTTTACACCGCTACTATTGATGAAACGCTTGATGATCGGGGGTATATTGTCCCAGGATTAGGGGATGCGGGAGATCGCATTTTTGGAACTTGA
- a CDS encoding conjugal transfer protein TrbI encodes MSRSIRWQSSTAALMAIAITTGAATPLLSFSPVMAQGYNLNQSRTISIRSGATLPVIYEKEKVIVKPGETLALTLKIADNVTDSNRNILIPANSEVIGELQPVRLNTRSTNNNQQGVRFVARELVFPSGQRQQIYANSKTITQTETITKGASTGQILTDAAIGAGAASLISLVTGNKKIEVLEPVGGAAAGALASILLRKPKAAVFVLRPEQDLDITLTSTLVITR; translated from the coding sequence ATGAGTCGTTCTATCCGTTGGCAATCTAGCACCGCTGCACTCATGGCTATAGCTATTACCACAGGTGCAGCTACCCCTTTACTATCCTTTAGTCCGGTTATGGCACAAGGATACAATCTCAATCAATCACGGACAATTAGTATTCGCTCTGGTGCGACTTTACCTGTTATTTACGAAAAAGAGAAGGTTATTGTCAAACCGGGTGAAACATTGGCTTTAACTCTGAAAATAGCTGACAATGTTACTGATAGTAACAGAAATATTTTAATTCCTGCTAATAGTGAGGTTATTGGGGAATTACAACCAGTAAGATTAAATACTCGATCTACCAATAATAATCAGCAAGGTGTTCGTTTTGTAGCCAGAGAATTAGTATTTCCTTCTGGACAACGACAACAGATTTATGCTAACTCTAAAACTATCACCCAAACAGAAACAATTACTAAGGGAGCAAGCACTGGACAAATATTAACTGATGCTGCGATTGGTGCGGGTGCTGCTAGTCTGATTTCATTGGTGACTGGTAACAAGAAAATTGAAGTTTTAGAACCTGTAGGTGGTGCAGCAGCGGGGGCTTTAGCTAGTATACTATTACGGAAACCAAAAGCTGCTGTTTTTGTGCTAAGACCAGAACAGGATTTAGATATTACGCTGACTTCAACTTTAGTGATAACTCGTTAA